A part of Procambarus clarkii isolate CNS0578487 chromosome 21, FALCON_Pclarkii_2.0, whole genome shotgun sequence genomic DNA contains:
- the LOC138367125 gene encoding oviduct-specific glycoprotein-like, with product MFYNNSEMFNNNRGMLNTESGMLNNNSGVFNTESGMLNNNCGVFNTESGMLNNNCGVFNTESGMLNNISGVFNTENGMLNNNCGVFNTESGMLNNNCGVFNTESGMLNNNCGVFNTESGMLNNISGVFNTENGMLNNNCGVFNTESGMLNNNSGVFNTESGMLNNNSGVFNTESGMCILIAGALSVTSQFH from the coding sequence ATGTTCTATAACAACAGTGAAATGTTCAATAACAACAGAGGAATGCTCAATACTGAGAGTGGAATGCTCAATAATAACAGTGGAGTGTTCAATACTGAGAGTGGAATGCTCAATAATAACTGTGGAGTGTTCAATACTGAGAGTGGAATGCTCAATAATAACTGTGGAGTGTTCAATACTGAGAGTGGAATGCTCAATAATATCAGTGGAGTGTTCAATACTGAGAATGGAATGCTCAATAATAACTGTGGAGTGTTCAATACTGAGAGTGGAATGCTCAATAATAACTGTGGAGTGTTCAATACTGAGAGTGGAATGCTCAATAATAACTGTGGAGTGTTCAATACTGAGAGTGGAATGCTCAATAATATCAGTGGAGTGTTCAATACTGAGAATGGAATGCTCAATAATAACTGTGGAGTGTTCAATACTGAGAGTGGAATGCTCAATAACAACAGTGGAGTGTTCAATACTGAGAGTGGAATGCTCAATAACAACAGTGGAGTGTTCAATACTGAGAGTGGAATGTGCATATTGATCGCTGGTGCGTTAAGCGTGACATCACAGTTCCATTGA
- the LOC138367126 gene encoding S-antigen protein-like produces the protein MLRGGNDLMLRDGNDLMMRGGNDLMLRGGNDLMLRGGNDLMLRGGNDLMLRDGNDLMLRGGNDLMLRDGNDLMLRGGNDLMMRGGNDLMLRGGNDLMLRDGNDLMLRGGNDLMLRGGNDLMLRGGNDLMLRDGNDLMLRGGNDLILRKIGLQKLCMNNVKPFLEN, from the coding sequence ATGTTGAGAGGTGGCAATGACCTCATGTTGAGAGATGGCAATGACCTCATGATGAGAGGTGGCAATGACCTCATGTTGAGAGGTGGCAATGACCTCATGTTGAGAGGTGGCAATGACCTCATGTTGAGAGGTGGCAATGACCTCATGTTGAGAGATGGCAATGACCTCATGTTGAGAGGTGGCAATGACCTCATGTTGAGAGATGGCAATGACCTCATGTTGAGAGGTGGCAATGACCTCATGATGAGAGGTGGCAATGACCTCATGTTGAGAGGTGGCAATGACCTCATGTTGAGAGATGGCAATGACCTCATGTTGAGAGGTGGCAATGACCTCATGTTGAGAGGTGGCAATGACCTCATGTTGAGAGGTGGCAATGACCTCATGTTGAGAGATGGCAATGACCTCATGTTGAGAGGTGGCAATGACCTCATATTGAGAAAAATTGGACTTCAAAAGCTGTGTATGAATAATGTCAAACCATTCTTGGAAAACTAG
- the LOC138367128 gene encoding uncharacterized protein codes for MKLKLELANVEREQQKEALQIRKEELASRKEEQEREAALAKEALQLKEREMALKKEEAALLQERERVQLEARQRHLEMQREHDKKQANMALACRQQELALETTHHTQRQ; via the coding sequence atgaaattGAAGCTCGAACTAGCCAACGTagagcgggaacaacaaaaagaagctctccagataaggAAAGAAGAGCTGGCCtcaaggaaagaagaacaagaacgtgaggcggccctggcgaaagaagctctacaactaaaggaacgcgagatggccctaaagaaagaagaggcggccctactccaagagcgtgagcgagtacagcttgaagcaagacagCGTCacttggagatgcaacgtgagcacgataagaagcaagccAATATGGCTctagcatgtcgtcaacaagaactcgcgttggaaactacacaccacactcagcgccaataa